One Frankia alni ACN14a DNA window includes the following coding sequences:
- a CDS encoding bifunctional aminoglycoside phosphotransferase/ATP-binding protein — translation MTVQYVRDALPGAGAGDSRDAASPSPTGTSSAGSSPPGSSPPGASSADTSPAGISSAGIESAGIESAGIESAGIESAGIASAGIAAPGASPAGAPSAATRPGDTRPGGETAPTWPGPSAGASVPPRLPAPSLAELAATETRETHSAVLYLTADRVYKRKKPVNLGFLDFTDRRTREAVCLAEVALNRRLAPDVYLGVADLRDDSGEVIDHLVVMRRMPTSRRLSTLVRRGHLLGPALRSVARALAVFHQRCETSPLIATAGEQATLEDLWREGMAGIAAYRGTQLDAAVVDDIGRLALRYLAGRAELLAERTRAGWIRDGHGDLLADDIFCLDDGPRILDCIEFDPRLRFGDVLGDVAFLAMDLERLGAPEEAAEFLEAYREFSGEVHPRSLQHFYVAYRAFVRAKVACIRGGQGDPDAAENARRLLAVAHRHLRAGRVRLVVVGGLPGTGKTTLASRLAEVGDGWVLLRSDIIRQELVGEPPAEAPHQQPAADTAPPAADAGADADAGGFDAQFGVGRYAPEITDATYAEMLRRARAALCRGESVVLDASWSSARHRDAAAAVAADVCADLVELHCVTAPEVAAARIARRMAAGPDPSEATVAIHRAMAARADPWPRAAVIRTAVTVAEALQAVQSHLD, via the coding sequence ATGACCGTCCAGTATGTGCGGGATGCCCTGCCCGGCGCAGGGGCCGGCGACAGTCGCGACGCCGCCAGCCCGTCGCCGACCGGCACGTCGTCGGCCGGTAGCTCACCGCCCGGCAGCTCGCCGCCGGGCGCCTCCTCGGCCGACACCTCCCCAGCCGGCATCTCCTCAGCCGGTATCGAGTCAGCCGGTATCGAGTCAGCCGGTATCGAGTCAGCCGGTATCGAGTCAGCCGGTATCGCGTCAGCCGGCATCGCCGCGCCGGGCGCCTCCCCGGCCGGCGCCCCATCGGCCGCGACCAGGCCGGGCGACACCAGGCCGGGCGGCGAGACGGCGCCGACCTGGCCGGGGCCCTCCGCCGGCGCGTCCGTGCCCCCCCGACTACCGGCCCCGTCACTGGCCGAACTCGCCGCCACCGAGACCCGCGAGACGCACAGCGCCGTGCTGTATCTGACCGCCGACCGGGTCTACAAGCGCAAGAAGCCCGTCAACCTGGGATTCCTCGACTTCACCGACCGGCGGACCCGGGAGGCGGTGTGCCTGGCGGAGGTGGCGCTCAACCGCCGCCTCGCCCCCGACGTCTACCTCGGCGTCGCCGACCTGCGCGACGACTCCGGCGAGGTGATCGACCATCTCGTCGTCATGCGGCGGATGCCGACCAGCCGTCGGCTGTCGACCCTGGTGCGCCGCGGCCACCTGCTCGGCCCGGCGCTGCGTTCGGTCGCCCGGGCGCTGGCGGTGTTCCACCAGCGGTGCGAGACGTCCCCGCTGATCGCCACCGCGGGGGAACAGGCCACCCTGGAGGACCTGTGGCGCGAGGGGATGGCTGGCATCGCCGCCTACCGCGGCACCCAGCTCGACGCCGCGGTCGTCGACGACATCGGCCGCCTGGCGCTGCGCTACCTCGCCGGCCGCGCCGAGCTGCTCGCCGAACGCACCCGGGCCGGCTGGATCCGCGACGGCCACGGCGATCTGCTCGCCGACGACATCTTCTGCCTCGACGACGGCCCCCGCATCCTCGACTGCATCGAGTTCGACCCGCGGCTGCGCTTCGGCGACGTCCTCGGCGACGTCGCCTTCCTCGCCATGGACCTGGAGCGGCTCGGCGCCCCCGAGGAGGCCGCCGAGTTCCTGGAGGCCTACCGCGAGTTCAGCGGCGAGGTGCATCCCCGGTCCCTGCAGCACTTCTACGTGGCCTACCGGGCGTTCGTGCGGGCGAAGGTGGCCTGCATCCGCGGCGGCCAGGGGGATCCCGACGCCGCGGAGAACGCCCGCCGGCTGCTCGCCGTCGCCCACCGCCACCTGCGGGCCGGGCGCGTCCGCCTGGTCGTCGTCGGCGGGCTGCCCGGCACCGGCAAGACGACACTGGCCAGTCGGCTGGCCGAGGTCGGCGACGGCTGGGTGCTGCTGCGCTCGGACATCATCCGCCAGGAGCTCGTGGGCGAGCCGCCCGCCGAAGCCCCGCACCAGCAGCCCGCCGCCGACACGGCGCCGCCGGCCGCCGATGCCGGTGCCGACGCCGATGCCGGGGGGTTCGACGCCCAGTTCGGCGTCGGCCGCTACGCCCCGGAGATCACCGACGCGACCTACGCCGAGATGCTGCGCCGGGCCCGCGCGGCGCTGTGCCGGGGGGAGAGCGTGGTCCTCGATGCCTCCTGGTCGAGCGCGCGCCACCGCGACGCCGCCGCGGCGGTCGCCGCCGACGTCTGCGCGGACCTGGTGGAGCTGCACTGCGTGACCGCGCCCGAGGTCGCCGCGGCCCGCATCGCCCGGCGCATGGCCGCCGGCCCCGACCCGTCCGAGGCCACGGTGGCCATCCACCGGGCGATGGCCGCGCGCGCCGACCCGTGGCCGCGCGCCGCGGTGATCCGCACCGCCGTCACCGTCGCCGAGGCGTTGCAGGCCGTCCAGAGCCACCTCGACTGA